The Gossypium hirsutum isolate 1008001.06 chromosome D02, Gossypium_hirsutum_v2.1, whole genome shotgun sequence region AAGCGGTTCTATGCAAACTTGGGTAGGAATAACCCTAAAGCAATATTTCACAGTGAAACTGTTAACCATAATAAAAGGCTTCATTTTTATCTTAAATAATTAGTTCCATTTAGCATATTAAGTTCTCTTATGTTCTTCAAATTCTCAAGTGAGGCAATAATGGCAATCATTACCTTGCTATTTACTAGATTCATTCAATTTGATCTCAAAATATTTTACAAGATGGTTAGGCTTTTGTAACACAAATGCAAATGTGAACAAAGCTTTTGGGGCCTTAAGACTAACCATATGACAAACAAGAGCTCCATAGTAACGGATACTACAACTAAGCttcaaaataaattcacaaaagaagaaaaaagaaaatcctAACAATATGAGCAAGGAAAATCCTTCAACCTCCTCTAAAGCATTATCAGCATCAGAATCTCTACCTTGTAAAATCATCCTCTGATTTTCTCCTTCAACACAATGGATAATTTTGGTAGCTTGGGAGGGGCACTACTATGGGTAAGCGAAGTTTTAATAAAATACTAGAGGTGTTGATAAATTTCAGTAAAACTGGTTTAGTATTTCAGCTATTCAGTTACATTGGGAATATCTTCTATAAACACTTGACATGCgcacatttatatatttatattttctccCTAAGACAAGCCTTTTATACTCCCTACCATAAATGGGATGAAGAAAATGATTTTACTTATAAACACCCCAGCACCAGCTCCATTATCCCAGGAATTCTAACCCAGAAACCATAATTCCATAATAAAGCAtttgaagtaaaaataaataaataaagattacCTCCGGCAATTCCTCTCAATTTGGGGATACGCCTATAGAGTGGCATTTGGCCACCCTCAAATCCCTTTCTAACACCTGGGCCAGAACGTGATTTCTGACCCCTCATTCCAAACCCACAGCTCCCACCTTGTCCAGCCGATATTCCTCTCCCCTTTCTCTTCCCTTTCTTTCTTGACCCAGGCTGAGGTCCCAGGTTGTCCAACCGAAACCTCACATTAGAAGCTGTAACCGACACTTGGGTTGTTGCTGCTTGGTTCACAACCACTAAAGACCGTGTCCCCTTTTGTGCCTCTACCCCTTGCTGCTTGGTCCTGATACGAATAATGTGAAAAGGGTTTGGTTGTAAATTCCTCAGATTTCCCTGCAACAAATAGGGGCGGAGGGGGAATTCAAGTAAGCAATCCGATGTGgaacataaaataaaagagagaggGAAAGAAGAAGAACCTTGAAAGTGGAACGAAGAGAGGGTAAAGTTGTGATGGGAGGATTTGGAGAGAGTGAGAGCATGGCTGCCATTGCAGTGAAGATGTTGAAGATGAAATGTAGAAATCTATGTCATGTATGATTTTAATGCTCAAATGCTTCACACTGTGATGTTTGGGGAAACGGATAAGATGTGTGTAATCTTTACTGGAGGAGAgggaattttttttagtttttaaggaCAGTTTTGTAAATCTATGTTTTAATCCAAACACAGCCGCCCCTACTGCCTTCATGGGCTGGGTGTGATTTGGATGGACTTGGGCTAAATTTTTCAGCCTGATCcaactcattttattatttaaaaataattattctcaAGTCATATTCGAGGTCAACCTAACTTTGGAGCCTAATATTCACATAAGGGTTAGTGTGAGTGTGTTGGCTACTATCCTTAAGCAatggaaaattatatatatttgttatagtGGGAATATGAATGGGAATAGTTATATGTGTTTGtctatttagtttatttattttattatgttttttaagATTGGTGTTAAAATCTTTCAACATCATAATTTAAGTATGCTCAATTGCATTTCCATCTAATTCACCCATCTTcttaatcaatttttaaaaaatttaatcaagGCTTGAAGCTTAAGCAGCCGTAGTTGAAGGATTTCATCCAATTCGCTCTTCAAATCCATCCAATTTGCTTTACAATTCCAAATCCATTGTGTCTTGTTTCTTCTCCAATTTTGTTTCATGTTCTGGAAATTGGCACTCCAAGGTAGCATCAAAATTGACCCCTTCAAGGAttccaatttcttttttttttccaatccGACTTCTAATTCTGAAATCCAGGAGAAACCACAAGCTTTAATCAAGGGTAGCCTTTTTGGTTTTAATGATTTGGTTCATTCCTTGGAGTCTGATTTTGGATTCCGAGTTCTGCATACGCATTGATAACTTTCACAATTTTTAAATGAgtctaatcttttttttttaaaatttcaaaaggtTTTAGCAAGTTTatatcattttagttttttttacaatatcgggttatttatattattattttgaaattaaaagtataaaattttaaaatatataaattaataaaaatataaatctttatatttctttatgattttataattttttagttattttccttttttatattttttatttttataaatttataaattgtattataaaattttaaaaatattataggctttctatatatttttaatagtatattttttttatattttcattgatttaaaaaattatatattttctaaaacaacaataatctaaaaactgaaattttataaaataaaataaaattacttaaaacacATCTGgatgtgaaaaaaaattatattttttattaatttatatattttaaattttttaaaaaaaattaattatgtttgCCACGTAACATATTAAGAAGTTGTCATATATCATCTTCGGATTAACTATTAGTATCAAGTTAGTACAAACTAACAGTTTTAGGGTGAAAGTACAAACCTAATTGACGGAATATAAATCCAAACATcaactaagttttcaaaaaaaataaaacagcTACCAACTAACtacaaatggtaaaatttaaaacacaaaatatatattaaccttAACCTTAAACTTAATAGTAATTCaaaatctttattctttaattttaaatttcttcgGTGATCAGATATTTTAATATCCTTCAAATATGATAcgttattctttatttttattttttttaaacgcCATCATATAACAAATTTCCTATACtagcagcgaagtagatcgaagaaaacagatcttgtcttcctatataggtagcgaagtagatcaaagatagcagatcttatcttcctatattggtagcgaagtagattgaagaaaatagatcttgtcttcctgtattggcagcgaagtagatcaaagatagcagatcttgtcttcctatattggtagcgaagtagatcgaagatagcagatctcgtcttcctgtactggcagcgaagtagatcgaagataacagatcttgtcttcctatattggtagcgaagtagatcgaagatagcagatctcgtcttcctgtactggcaacgaagtagatcgaagatagcagatttggtcttcctgtactggcagcgaagtagatcgaagatagcagatcttgtcttcctgtactggcagcgaagtagatcgaagatagtagatcttgtcttcctgtattagcagcgaagtagatcgaaggtagcagatcttgtcttcctatattggcagcgaagtagatcgaaggtagcagattttgtcttcctatattggtagcgaagtagatcgaagataacagatcttgtcttcctgtattggcagcgaagtagatcaaagataacggATCTCATCTTCTTGTATTGatagcgaagtagatcgaaaacAACAGATCTTATtttcctgtattggcagcaaagtagatcgaagacagaagtaaccaatcctatctctctgaagttgcagtggagcgggttaaaaccacagatcttatctctctaaaattGAAGTAGAGCAAATCGCATCCAGTCTCATCTCCCCGAGGTTGCAATAGAGCAGATTGAATAagccaatcttatctccctgaggttgcagtggaacagattgaagaaaccaatcctatctccctgaagttgcagtggagtggatcagAATGATGGATCTCATAtctctaaagttgtagtagagcagatcgcatcagacttatttttaaagttacagtggaacaagttgaagctacaagccttatcttcctgaagttgcaatggagcagactaaagatagcaaattttgttcttttaagAAGCTACAAggcacaaatcctatctccctgacgttgcagtggagtggatcgaagcatcaattcctatacctctgaagaggCAGTGGACTGGAATAAGCTACTTGAAGAAGACGAGCACTCAAAGAAGTCAGAGCCTAGCAAGACCgagcaaaattggcctttttatagtctttgctccattctcgttacacgacaatgagtaaagaggggcagctgtaataggccaatttagcctgggcttacaaaaaaataataaacccaaaataataaaacaaagtccaagtccagtacaaaattatataatttggcccgatcggaatgacccactacttgaaaaggttgaaggtccatctacaagcttatggaaacataatcttcaaggatatgcaatcttagatatgatatatgcaatcttagatatgatatgcaatctcaGAAGAtgtgattttgtaatcttagagatttaatttgtagaccctttaatcttagtcgttgatgtaattgatctgtaccgttggatttggggaggctcaactataaatagaggcctctcccttcattgtaaaacacaggagttgggagtaataataattcttaagagtattcactcaaatttctctctctcttgcgttcttattttctgtggtttgttcttattttgttgatctgtgtataatttatttattgatttgtatattgttgatttcaaatctctttttcccttattattcattttcaaattcattattttcaaatttgtttacattttattttgccttatatttttttatactctttgttttaaattcattggtcttcGATTATTGATGCTATCTaatcctctatttgttattttagttttttattattaaattaattattttaatattattaagaCTATTATGTGGCATAattaatcttgtatcattattatttactttttatgcctttaaatttcaaattttttgttatatatgcatgtatacatacatactttttgtaatatatacatatacatacacattttttaatttttataaatatatatatacatacttttatatattttttatgtttcataattttatatacatacttatatatattttatattaaaatatttataatattttttatttttttataattcacatacatatatatttttcttatatgtacatatatatatttttatattttataattttgtatctattttctttattattattattgctttacttgatatttatttatttatttatttatttattcacatgaccattattatcattattatattctttaaatgcttcggttttatttgtttatttacttgatattgtgtatacatgattgatttgtttttttatttatcttttcattattattattattattattattattattttcttgatcatgctatttatatttacattatcacAATTGTTACtccattatataatttttacccaaatttgtataaagagaaaattttgaaaaataagggCAATACTAggtatttggaatcttcgaaaggattgagccctaacgtgttgggttccAACTCTTTCGTTGAACCTGAATAATCAAGAATGCTCtgtaatcaaaacataaataaaaagctcatcgagaattcaatacgttgtgtcctaacgcattggatgtgacacgttgatttctcgagatgaagatttttctaaaaaataataaaggcaatattcaaagTTTAGAatattgagaaattgtgccctaatgtattgaaCTGCGATTTCTTCATcagacttaaacaattgaatatcttttaaattttattgcacgagTCTTTTGGACAAGTTCATTTTTGAGGAGGTGAAATATCATGCtctaactcattgggtgtgacattttctctctcCGAAATGAGAGAGTCTTAATGGGTAACTTGTTTTATATAAGTTGtcacaaaggatcgtattttaaatctcttcaaaattttcaattctcgacattaaaacactaattaatcaactaggtaccaatttttgggcgttactagggtgctaatcctttctcatacgtaaccgactcccgaacctattttttctgaatttcgcagaccaaaagcattgttttaataaatctaaatcgtttattaaaaacaaccattttacgaggtAACCCGATCACACttcatcaaaaaaagattggtggcgactccaacattcgttttcatttttcaaaacctaagtcgaccccgttttatcaaaaaatgatttcgacatCAAGCATTCACCCCGTTCTCTGGCAGATCCCGTCCTCTATCATCTTCTGCCACCGTCGCTATTGTTGAATTCAGAACTTCTCTTTCTAGGTATGCTGTCTTTTTCTGTTCAGACATTCCCTAGCCATCATGTGTGCAACTCCATTTccttttcttcatattttcttgaAACAACACCGATTCAACATTTTTCTTAGAGCTTTAATATCTGTAATATACATGCTTATTTCTGATCTATCATCTTCTTtgctttgggttttttttatgacACTGAGGGTGTCTCCCTTGATTATTACTTGTCGATATCCAAGATTCAGGTCTATCTGAACTTCCTGCAAGCAAGCCAACGCCTCAGCCACAAGCAAGTTTGGAACATATAGATTAACCATTGTATTGGACCCTAAAATAATGCCTTCTGAATCCCGAAAAATAATATTGGTTCCAGACATATTCGATTGTTTTTCAAAAACGAcgccaaaatttattttaacattagaTAGGTCCGGTGGTCACCATCGCTCATCCTCTATCCTCTGTCTAGGTAACTTATTGTTTACCCTATCCTAGTCACTAAGATATGCCTTAGTAAACTTTATAGTTTCCAGTGCTGATTGATGAAATCCCTTATGCAAAGCCCTATTTCGTCCAGTCCATATGGCCCAAATGCTACAAAGGATAAGTTATCTCTGACGTAACAAGCATTTGGTAAGTATTTCCCCTATCCACTTCCAGAAACTGTCTCTCATTACCCCCTGACTTCTCTGAACTCCTATCTcatcttaaatttatttaatcgCAGGGCAATCTTTAAACGCGTAATCCAATGTCTCTATTCTATTTTTGCACCTTGGACACAAATTTGAATTACTCACCCGTCAAAACTTCAAATTACTGAGAGTCGAGATATAATTGTTGTAAATCCTCTagattgtaatttttattttcgcTAGCAAGTTTGTTTGCCAAAGGCTTTTTAGGAGAACTTTGTTTGTAATATCAATAGTTTCATCATCTGGGTTAGAGGTCTCCTTCAATAGAATTTTGTAACCGCTCCTCACCGTATACTCTCCTGTTGGCTTCCTACTTCATACCCTACAATCCTCCCTTAGATATATCACCAGAAGAATTTGCAAGATTGATTTTGCCTCTTTGCTTGTAAACAAAGAGGAAACAAGGTCCTTCTTTCACTGTCTCAAATTGGGTTTAATTCAGCCGCATTAACTATATTGTGATTTCTAattgactcttggattttctgaTCTTTTAACCCAGGGATCCAAGCATCCTACCAAATAGATATACAATCCCCATTACCCACTCTCCAAGACATTCCATTCTTCGACAATTTCTTCGTCATCCATATGCTCCTTTAAGTATAAGAAAGGTAATTACTTAACTCCGAATGCATGAAATCATCATTTGGATAGTATTTAGCTTTCAAAGTTCTAGCTAATAGTGAATCTGGGTAATACATTAAACGCCGACCCTGTTTTGCAAGGAAGGCCAAATTAAATTTAGATAGATTCCTGAATCTCATTCCTCTATGCTCCTTTAAATCACATAGTTTATTCCAATTGCACCAATgaatttgtaacagcccattttttagtggtgccagaaacagtggtttcgaggccaccatatctgatgagtaagttcgtaaatattattatttaatatttacgagtcaaatgtgattttaaaaaaatttttgatgtgataatttatgttatttaagtgagttattaagttcaagtgataaaaccctaaggtcaagtgattttagaaaatgaggtatgggtacctcgtttctataaactgggCCGTAAATAttagagtgtcattaaggtggtattaaagtttcgttaaaaaattttaatatttcgatagttaattaattaaaaagaaagaaatcgtaaaaaatgtaaaatttgatcactatttgatttgagtgattaaatggttaattgaataaagaaaaaaatgacttaattggtaattagaccattcaaggaGTTAGTGGATAATTATGGGCATGAAATTGgtgttttttttattaaccaaggttaaaatggtaatttgataaattaaattaaaataaataaaatcaaaatgttttattcaTCTTTTACATTTTCTTCTTCACCGATTGTAAATGGAGAAAGAAGCCATTGTTAACCTTGGAATTTCAGCAACTTGAAAAGCTAGCATGGTATGTCGTtttatccccgtttttaatgatttttatgttttttgagatcattgcaactagttCTAGCTAgtccgtaccttcgattttgaaactgttaaagattttgaatgtttacactaatgaaccttgtgattttagatgttaaatgatgaatttgagatattagttgttatttaaaagtattttattaagtgatttttgatgaattttctgattagggactaaattgttgaaatagtaaaagtacaaggatttgacgTGAAATTGTTGCAATAATGGGCTTTATTGGATGCCATAAGTATTCATATAGGCtcaatttttggtaaaaatggttaatttgcatgttttaggttcaaggactaaattgaataaaagtaaaactttaggggtaattttgtaaaaatgtcaaaaatgactaaattgcataaaataaatttttttactgtctaaattaatatattgaataaaattattaatttagatcaagaccgggtggaaaattaaggaaaatagaaaattatcaaaatgcccctatactttgacatttctgtaattttttcaagtaagttcgtatgaactgcattatataaaatgttcattaaattgaatgttaatatatgattttattgaaaatgaatcaatatacaTATGTTATTATACAAGTTATCATGTTGTGAGACGACGTAAATCCAATGGTGTACGACGACtatcgagccctgtttgaaccttaggaatatgtaggatacaaatgacgtgtcattagggtttacatgtttcgggtgctagtcttgaatgtcctaccgctGGCTGAgttttggcatgtgttgcggatactccacagctcgtgtgagcagcatcgtgtagctacattccgacccacaactcgtgtgagtaggcccatttcacagctcgtgtgagcatattcattttacaactcgtgtgagcatatatgtATAGGAAAGGACAGACTACAGTTATATgattagcacactttgtgtgagctatcccgcgtatccaacgatattctattTGGTTCAACGAGCATGAATTTACAAGGATATGGTAAGTGTTCtatatgaaccaagacatgtatgtatgaaagACTTCGAAATGGTGAACTACATGAAAAATATGTTATGTTGATATGGATGATAGATCTAATTGAATTATGCTCAAGTACAATGGTTATtcatgtcaaattcatatgaatcatgcctaaatgaactaacatgtgttgttgatgtacttaggcttatgccaagtctgtggatatgattgatgtttataattatgcttgtactatgcatatgaaacgggtaagaaaagggaatgaaacgGTAAGTACATAATTGGGGtgta contains the following coding sequences:
- the LOC107909570 gene encoding 50S ribosomal protein L15, chloroplastic — encoded protein: MAAMLSLSPNPPITTLPSLRSTFKGNLRNLQPNPFHIIRIRTKQQGVEAQKGTRSLVVVNQAATTQVSVTASNVRFRLDNLGPQPGSRKKGKRKGRGISAGQGGSCGFGMRGQKSRSGPGVRKGFEGGQMPLYRRIPKLRGIAGGMHAGLPKYIPVNLKDIETAGFQEGDEVSLETLKEKGLINPSGRERKLPLKILGDGELKVKLNLKARAFSASAKEKLEAAGCSLTVLPGRKKWVKPSVAKNLARAEEYFAKKRAASSSDSTSA